The Serinus canaria isolate serCan28SL12 chromosome 23, serCan2020, whole genome shotgun sequence genome has a window encoding:
- the TMEM200B gene encoding transmembrane protein 200B: protein MTAESAESNGPMREPEHGGPKVPVPPVPPRRRRRLRHKPLTEPSLKGQLRMRSPAGAFLMVGISVVLVGMTIAVVGYWPHRGHGGTGAGAGNTSVVGDMRREVVAGRHMPHSERLKLIGPVIMGIGLFIFICANTMLYENRDMETRQLMQKGLYSLAVGLPEGTRPEDGHCQHGDSQPKAFPRANAECVEGCYQVDLSCQPSPSPGRMWSDCYVSNRLQAMAEFLQHPAASPATSLRSLRSTEVNLSLPRHAGAESLLSSAVGALTLPIIKLNNCLLDGAARGAGVRSEKGPAGHPPKTSQLSRAPLSVGDSTAPCSQDGGGGGGGGSGHVVINMDDVGDSCRGAEPLVGLRPHVHLHTPGHSRSLDLGRPGVLLLAPIKDRKNRSWPRLDHVSLVGYAKLESTGESSDQLLEPSEPPSQGEPLPSSWVLGMEQGTRV from the coding sequence ATGACTGCAGAGAGTGCCGAATCCAACGGGCCTATGCGGGAGCCGGAGCACGGAGGGCCCAAGGTGCCAGTGCCCCCCGTCCCaccgcggcgccgccgccgcctgcGGCACAAGCCCCTGACGGAGCCCTCGCTGAAAGGGCAGCTCCGCATGCGCTCACCCGCGGGGGCCTTCCTCATGGTGGGCATCTCAGTGGTCCTGGTGGGCATGACCATTGCCGTGGTGGGCTACTGGCCTCACCGGGGAcatgggggcactggggccGGCGCGGGGAACACTAGCGTGGTGGGGGACATGAGGAGGGAGGTGGTGGCCGGGCGCCACATGCCCCACAGCGAGAGGCTGAAGCTGATCGGCCCTGTCATCATGGGCATTGGGCTCTTCATCTTCATCTGCGCCAACACAATGCTGTACGAGAACAGGGACATGGAGACCCGGCAGCTGATGCAGAAGGGGCTCTACAGCCTGGCGGTGGGGCTGCCTGAGGGGACCAGGCCCGAggatgggcactgccagcacggGGACAGCCAGCCCAAGGCCTTCCCCAGGGCCAATGCTGAGTGCGTGGAGGGCTGTTACCAGGTGGACCTGTCCtgtcagcccagccccagccctggcaggatgTGGTCTGACTGCTACGTCTCCAACCGGCTCCAGGCCATGGCCGAGTTCCTGCAGCACCCGGCAGCTTCCCCTGCCACCTCTCTCCGCAGCCTCCGCTCCACCGAGGTCAACCTGAGCCTTCCGCGCCATGCCGGAGCCGAGTCCCTCCTGTCCTCGGCCGTGGGGGCCTTGACACTGCCTATCATCAAACTCAACAACTGCTTGCTGGACGGGGCAGCACGGGGGGCTGGGGTGAGGTCAGAGAAGGGCCCTGCTGGGCATCCCCCCAAAACATCACAGCTCTCCCGGGCTCCACTTTCCGTCGGTGACAGCACCGCaccctgcagccaggatggtggtggtggtggtggtggtggcagtggccACGTTGTCATCAACATGGATGACGTGGGTGACAGCTGTCGCGGCGCAGAGCCACTGGTGGGGCTCAGGCCCCACGTGCACCTCCACACCCCGGGACACTCCAGATCCCTGGACCTTGGCCGGCCAGGGGTGCTGCTGTTGGCCCCCATCAAGGACCGTAAGAACCGGAGCTGGCCCCGGCTGGACCACGTCAGCCTTGTGGGCTACGCCAAGCTGGAAAGTACCGGCGAGTCCTCAgaccagctgctggagcccagcgAGCCCCCAAGCCAGGGcgagcccctgcccagctcctgggtgctggggatggagcagggcacACGGGTCTGA